Proteins encoded in a region of the Neisseria subflava genome:
- a CDS encoding type IV pilin protein → MKHQQGFTLIELLIVVVIAAILATIAYPSYQNYIRQTRLASVRTQMLHNAQQLERYYTQRSTFVGFPPENLQQNQYFDISFSEGADPSDSGYILKAVPNKETNAYETCTVYYNDSGIIWANSDKQNCPGYETPLDEK, encoded by the coding sequence ATGAAACACCAACAAGGCTTCACGCTTATCGAGCTGCTGATAGTCGTTGTGATTGCAGCCATTCTTGCTACCATCGCATATCCGTCTTATCAAAACTACATCCGCCAAACGCGTCTCGCATCCGTCCGCACACAGATGCTGCATAATGCCCAACAACTTGAACGCTACTATACTCAAAGAAGTACTTTTGTAGGGTTTCCTCCTGAAAATTTGCAGCAGAATCAATATTTCGATATTAGTTTTTCCGAAGGTGCGGATCCTTCCGATTCAGGTTATATTTTGAAGGCTGTACCCAACAAAGAAACCAATGCCTATGAAACTTGTACTGTTTATTACAACGACAGCGGTATCATTTGGGCAAACAGCGATAAACAAAACTGCCCCGGTTATGAAACGCCCCTAGATG